The following coding sequences lie in one Capsicum annuum cultivar UCD-10X-F1 chromosome 5, UCD10Xv1.1, whole genome shotgun sequence genomic window:
- the LOC107871973 gene encoding uncharacterized protein LOC107871973 produces the protein MQYVISHFIISYSPRQCLINQLSKMVFVEPQVLCEKHPDQKQQPGVCSCCLRERLIILSSNSTTPTISTISSSCTYSSLSSSTYSSTCDSPCGGRARGHRRITSDVVGPFSFIGIMGADAGGGLKKSRSIAFVAREKKNKQGFWSRLMRSTGKRSKRVINLVR, from the coding sequence ATGCAGTATGTCATTAGTCATTTCATTATAAGCTATAGTCCAAGACAGTGTCTTATAAACCAATTATCAAAAATGGTTTTTGTTGAACCACAAGTTCTATGCGAGAAGCATCCAGATCAAAAGCAACAGCCAGGAGTATGTTCTTGTTGTCTTAGAGAAAGACTCATAATTCTTTCTTCTAattcaacaacaccaacaatatcaacaatatctTCATCATGTACTTATTCGTCTTTGTCTTCCTCTACATATTCTTCCACTTGTGATTCTCCCTGCGGTGGCCGTGCTCGTGGCCACCGCAGGATCACGTCCGATGTTGTGGGCCCCTTCTCTTTCATCGGCATCATGGGGGCTGACGCCGGAGGAGGATTGAAGAAGAGTAGATCAATAGCTTTTGTtgcaagagaaaagaaaaataaacaaggGTTTTGGTCTAGGTTGATGAGGTCAACGGGTAAAAGATCCAAAAGGGTTATTAATCTCGTGCGTTGA